In one Moritella sp. 5 genomic region, the following are encoded:
- the rplO gene encoding 50S ribosomal protein L15, with translation MFLNTLSPAAGSKPSAKRVGRGIGSGLGKTCGRGHKGQKSRSGGGIRPGFEGGQMPLKQRLPKFGFTSRKQLVTAEVRLNEIAKVEGDVVDLNTLKAAGLVTKNILFVKVVLSGEITRPVTIRGIKATKGAVEAIVAAGGQIEG, from the coding sequence ATGTTTTTAAATACTCTATCTCCAGCAGCTGGTTCTAAGCCAAGCGCTAAACGTGTAGGCCGCGGTATCGGTTCTGGTCTAGGCAAAACTTGTGGTCGTGGTCACAAAGGTCAAAAATCGCGCTCAGGCGGCGGTATTCGACCTGGTTTTGAAGGCGGTCAAATGCCTTTGAAACAACGTCTACCTAAATTTGGTTTCACTTCACGTAAGCAGCTAGTAACAGCTGAAGTACGTTTAAATGAAATCGCAAAAGTTGAAGGCGATGTTGTTGATTTAAACACACTTAAAGCAGCAGGACTTGTTACAAAAAACATCCTGTTTGTTAAAGTTGTTTTATCTGGTGAAATCACTCGACCAGTTACTATTCGTGGCATTAAAGCTACGAAAGGTGCTGTTGAAGCGATTGTTGCTGCAGGCGGTCAAATCGAAGGATAG
- the rpsM gene encoding 30S ribosomal protein S13, with translation MARIAGINIPDQKHTVIALTGVFGIGATRAKAICAATGIAETAKIRELEEAQLELLREEVGKYTVEGDLRREVSMNIKRLMDLGCYRGIRHRRSLPLRGQRTKTNARTRKGPRKAIKK, from the coding sequence GTGGCCCGTATAGCCGGCATTAACATTCCTGATCAAAAGCATACAGTCATTGCCCTGACTGGTGTTTTCGGTATTGGTGCAACACGTGCGAAAGCAATCTGTGCTGCAACTGGTATCGCTGAAACAGCTAAGATCAGAGAGCTAGAAGAAGCTCAACTAGAACTTCTTCGCGAAGAAGTAGGTAAATACACTGTAGAAGGTGACCTACGTCGTGAAGTAAGTATGAATATCAAGCGTCTGATGGACCTCGGTTGTTACCGTGGTATTCGTCACCGTCGCAGCTTACCTCTACGTGGTCAACGCACTAAAACAAATGCGCGCACCCGTAAAGGTCCGCGTAAAGCTATCAAGAAATAG
- the rpmC gene encoding 50S ribosomal protein L29 → MNASELKQKNVEELNAELLNLLREQFNLRMQLSTGQLAQTHLIKNVRRDIARVKTILNEKAGV, encoded by the coding sequence ATGAACGCTAGCGAACTTAAACAAAAAAATGTTGAAGAGCTAAACGCTGAGTTACTTAACCTACTACGTGAGCAATTTAACTTACGTATGCAGTTAAGTACTGGCCAACTAGCACAAACGCATTTAATCAAAAATGTACGTCGCGATATCGCGCGTGTTAAGACCATCCTGAACGAAAAGGCGGGTGTATAA
- the rpsK gene encoding 30S ribosomal protein S11 produces the protein MAKTPTRARKRVKKQVADGIAHVHASFNNTIVTITDRQGNALSWATAGGSGFRGSRKSTPFAAQVAAERAGEMAKEYGLKNLEVMVKGPGPGRESSIRALNAIGYKITNITDVTPIPHNGCRPPKKRRV, from the coding sequence ATGGCTAAAACCCCAACTCGCGCTCGTAAGCGCGTTAAAAAGCAAGTTGCTGACGGTATTGCACACGTTCATGCTTCTTTCAATAACACTATTGTGACAATCACAGATCGCCAAGGTAATGCTTTATCTTGGGCAACTGCAGGCGGCTCAGGCTTCCGTGGTTCTCGTAAGTCAACTCCATTCGCTGCGCAGGTTGCTGCTGAGCGTGCTGGTGAAATGGCTAAAGAGTACGGTCTTAAAAACTTAGAAGTTATGGTTAAGGGCCCTGGTCCTGGTCGTGAATCTTCTATTCGTGCATTGAATGCGATTGGTTATAAAATTACTAACATCACTGATGTTACACCAATCCCTCACAATGGTTGTCGTCCACCTAAAAAGCGTCGCGTATAA
- the rplR gene encoding 50S ribosomal protein L18 — MDKKSARLRRATRARKKMQELGATRLVINRTPSHTYAQVITPNAEVLVSATTTEKAVREMISYGGNVEAAKVIGKLVAERAIEKGVTKIAFDRSGFQYHGRVAALADAAREAGLQF; from the coding sequence ATGGATAAGAAATCTGCACGTCTTCGTCGCGCAACTCGCGCACGTAAGAAAATGCAAGAATTGGGTGCTACACGTTTAGTGATTAACCGCACTCCAAGCCATACTTATGCACAGGTTATTACACCGAATGCGGAAGTATTGGTTTCTGCTACAACAACAGAAAAAGCAGTTCGTGAAATGATCAGCTATGGTGGTAACGTTGAAGCAGCTAAAGTAATCGGTAAACTGGTTGCTGAGCGAGCTATCGAAAAAGGCGTTACTAAAATTGCTTTCGATCGTTCAGGTTTCCAATATCACGGTCGTGTTGCAGCACTAGCTGATGCCGCTCGTGAAGCTGGCCTTCAGTTCTAA
- the rpsQ gene encoding 30S ribosomal protein S17, with product MSTIRTVQGRVVSNKGDKTIVVAVERKVKHPLYGKFIKRTTKLHAHDENNECQLNDVVTIRETRPVSKLKTWALVEVLVKA from the coding sequence ATGAGCACTATTCGTACTGTACAGGGTCGTGTTGTTAGCAACAAAGGCGATAAAACTATCGTTGTTGCAGTAGAACGTAAAGTGAAACATCCGTTATACGGTAAGTTCATCAAGCGTACTACTAAACTACACGCACATGATGAGAATAACGAATGTCAACTAAATGATGTTGTAACTATTCGTGAAACTCGTCCAGTGTCTAAGCTTAAAACTTGGGCATTAGTAGAAGTATTAGTAAAAGCTTAA
- the rplW gene encoding 50S ribosomal protein L23, whose amino-acid sequence MISEERLLKVILAPHISEKSTMSAENNNTIVFKVALDATKAEIKAAIAKLFEVEVKNVSTLVLKGKTKRTGARFGRRSDIKKAYVTLADGADIDFGSAE is encoded by the coding sequence ATGATCAGTGAAGAACGTTTATTGAAAGTTATCCTAGCGCCACATATCTCTGAAAAGAGCACTATGTCTGCTGAAAACAACAACACAATCGTTTTCAAGGTTGCACTAGATGCAACTAAAGCTGAAATTAAAGCAGCTATTGCAAAACTTTTTGAAGTTGAAGTTAAAAATGTAAGCACATTGGTACTGAAAGGTAAAACTAAGCGCACTGGCGCTCGTTTTGGCCGTCGTTCAGACATCAAAAAAGCTTACGTTACTCTAGCTGACGGCGCTGACATCGATTTCGGCAGTGCTGAATAA
- the rplX gene encoding 50S ribosomal protein L24: protein MAAKILKNDEVIVVAGKDAGKQGKVTEVRADGKIFVEGVNLIKKHQKPNPQLGVAGGIVEKEAALDASNVALFNPATSKADRVGFRFEDGKKVRFFKSNNELV from the coding sequence ATGGCAGCTAAAATTTTAAAAAATGATGAAGTTATCGTTGTTGCAGGTAAAGATGCTGGTAAACAAGGCAAAGTTACTGAAGTAAGAGCAGACGGTAAAATATTCGTTGAAGGCGTTAATCTTATCAAGAAACACCAAAAGCCAAACCCACAATTGGGCGTAGCTGGCGGTATTGTTGAGAAAGAAGCAGCTTTAGACGCATCAAACGTGGCACTATTCAACCCTGCGACTAGCAAGGCTGACCGTGTCGGTTTCCGATTTGAAGACGGCAAAAAAGTACGTTTCTTCAAATCTAATAATGAACTTGTTTAA
- the rpsE gene encoding 30S ribosomal protein S5 — MSKVENQTGDLQEKLIAVNRVSKVVKGGRIFSFTALTVVGDGNGRVGFGYGKAREVPAAIQKAMEKAKRNIVSIELNGVTLQHPIKGRHSGSKVFMRPASAGTGIIAGGAMRAVLEVVGIHDVLSKCYGSTNPINVVRATIGALTGMSSPEQIAAKRGLPVKEILG; from the coding sequence ATGTCTAAAGTTGAAAACCAAACAGGTGATCTGCAAGAGAAATTAATTGCAGTTAACCGTGTTTCAAAAGTTGTTAAAGGTGGTCGTATCTTCAGTTTCACTGCTCTTACAGTAGTGGGTGACGGTAACGGTCGCGTTGGTTTTGGTTATGGTAAAGCACGTGAAGTTCCAGCTGCTATTCAAAAAGCAATGGAAAAAGCGAAACGCAATATCGTAAGCATTGAACTAAATGGTGTGACTCTTCAACATCCAATTAAGGGTCGTCATTCTGGTTCTAAAGTATTCATGCGTCCAGCATCAGCTGGTACAGGTATCATTGCCGGCGGTGCAATGCGTGCAGTACTAGAAGTTGTAGGCATCCATGACGTACTTTCTAAATGTTACGGTTCTACTAACCCAATTAACGTTGTACGAGCTACAATTGGCGCGCTTACTGGTATGTCATCACCAGAACAAATCGCTGCTAAACGTGGTCTACCTGTTAAAGAAATTCTGGGGTAA
- the rpmD gene encoding 50S ribosomal protein L30, with amino-acid sequence MAKIKVTQTKSAIGRLPKHRATLVGLGLRKINHTVELEDTACVRGMINKVAYMIKVEEA; translated from the coding sequence ATGGCTAAAATTAAAGTAACTCAAACTAAAAGTGCAATCGGTCGTTTACCTAAACACCGTGCGACACTTGTTGGTTTAGGCCTTCGTAAAATCAACCACACTGTTGAATTGGAAGATACAGCATGTGTACGTGGTATGATTAATAAAGTAGCTTACATGATTAAAGTGGAGGAAGCGTAA
- the rpsN gene encoding 30S ribosomal protein S14, giving the protein MAKQSMKARDVKRAKLVNKYAEKRAEIKAIISGVNTSDEDRWNAVLKLQSLPRDSSACRQRNRCNITGRPHGYLRKFGLSRIKLREHMMRGEVPGLKKASW; this is encoded by the coding sequence ATGGCTAAGCAATCAATGAAAGCGCGCGACGTAAAACGCGCGAAGCTAGTAAATAAATACGCTGAGAAACGTGCTGAAATAAAAGCAATCATCTCTGGTGTGAATACTTCAGACGAAGATCGTTGGAATGCAGTTCTTAAATTGCAATCGTTACCTCGTGATTCTAGTGCATGTCGTCAGCGTAATCGCTGTAACATCACTGGCCGCCCTCATGGCTACCTACGTAAGTTCGGCTTAAGCCGTATCAAACTACGTGAGCACATGATGCGTGGTGAAGTTCCAGGTCTTAAAAAGGCTAGTTGGTAA
- the rpsS gene encoding 30S ribosomal protein S19, with product MPRSLKKGPFIDLHLLKKVEKAVESGEKKPVKTWSRRSMIIPNMIGLTIAVHNGRQHVPVFVTDEMIGHKLGEFAPTRTYRGHAADKKAKKR from the coding sequence ATGCCACGTTCTCTCAAGAAGGGTCCTTTCATAGACCTACACTTGCTGAAGAAGGTAGAGAAAGCGGTGGAAAGCGGGGAAAAAAAACCAGTTAAGACTTGGTCCCGTCGTTCTATGATCATTCCAAATATGATTGGTCTGACCATCGCTGTCCATAATGGTCGTCAACATGTACCAGTTTTCGTTACTGACGAAATGATTGGTCATAAGTTAGGCGAATTCGCACCGACTCGTACTTATCGCGGCCATGCTGCAGATAAGAAAGCTAAAAAGCGTTAG
- the rpsC gene encoding 30S ribosomal protein S3 — translation MGQKVHPNGIRLGITKQFNSTWFANTKDFADNLYGDFEVRQFLTKKLKNASVSRIVIERPAKSIRVTIHTARPGVVIGKKGEDVEKLRNAIAKMTGTSAQINIAEIRKPELDAKLVAEGIASQLERRVMFRRAMKRAVQNAMRLGAKGIKVQVSGRLGGAEIARAEWYREGRVPLHTLRADIDYSTAEALTTYGIIGVKVWIFKGEVLGKLPLTQEVEAPSKPKRRSRGPKAAK, via the coding sequence ATGGGTCAGAAAGTTCATCCAAATGGTATTCGCCTAGGTATCACCAAGCAGTTTAATTCTACTTGGTTTGCGAATACTAAAGACTTCGCCGACAACTTGTACGGTGATTTCGAAGTACGTCAGTTTTTAACTAAAAAACTGAAAAATGCATCTGTTTCACGTATCGTTATCGAACGTCCAGCGAAAAGCATCCGTGTGACTATTCACACTGCTCGTCCTGGTGTTGTTATCGGTAAGAAAGGCGAAGACGTAGAAAAACTACGTAATGCTATCGCTAAGATGACTGGTACTTCTGCACAAATCAATATCGCAGAAATCCGTAAGCCTGAACTTGATGCTAAATTAGTAGCTGAAGGTATCGCTTCTCAACTTGAACGTCGTGTTATGTTCCGTCGCGCTATGAAGCGTGCAGTACAAAATGCAATGCGTTTAGGTGCTAAGGGTATTAAAGTTCAAGTAAGCGGTCGTTTAGGCGGCGCAGAAATCGCTCGTGCTGAATGGTATCGTGAAGGCCGTGTGCCTCTACATACACTTCGTGCAGATATCGATTACTCAACTGCAGAAGCTCTTACAACTTACGGCATCATTGGTGTGAAAGTTTGGATCTTTAAAGGTGAAGTTCTAGGTAAGCTACCGCTTACTCAAGAAGTTGAAGCACCTTCTAAGCCTAAACGTCGCAGTCGTGGCCCTAAAGCTGCTAAATAG
- the rplE gene encoding 50S ribosomal protein L5: MAKLHEYYKETIAPELKTKFGYKSIMQVPRIEKITLNMGVGEAINDKKVLENAAADMAAISGQKPLITKARKSVAGFKIREGYPIGCKVTLRGERMWEFLERLIGISIPRIRDFRGLNPKSFDGRGNYSMGVREQIIFPEIDYDKIDKIRGMDITITTTANSDEEGHALLTAFNFPFRK; encoded by the coding sequence GTGGCGAAACTGCATGAATACTACAAAGAGACGATAGCGCCTGAACTTAAAACTAAGTTCGGCTATAAATCTATCATGCAAGTCCCTCGGATTGAAAAGATCACCCTTAATATGGGTGTGGGCGAAGCAATCAATGATAAAAAAGTATTAGAAAATGCTGCTGCTGATATGGCTGCAATTTCTGGTCAAAAACCATTGATTACTAAAGCTCGTAAATCCGTTGCTGGCTTTAAAATCCGTGAAGGATATCCTATTGGTTGTAAAGTTACCCTACGTGGCGAGCGTATGTGGGAATTCCTTGAGCGCCTAATCGGTATCTCAATTCCACGTATTCGTGATTTCCGTGGCCTGAACCCTAAATCGTTCGATGGTCGTGGTAACTATAGTATGGGTGTTCGCGAGCAAATCATCTTCCCAGAAATCGATTACGATAAAATCGATAAAATTCGTGGTATGGATATTACTATCACTACTACTGCGAATTCTGATGAAGAAGGTCACGCTCTGCTGACTGCCTTTAATTTCCCATTCCGTAAGTAA
- the rpmJ gene encoding 50S ribosomal protein L36, translated as MKVRASVKKICRNCKVIKRHGVVRVICVEPKHKQRQG; from the coding sequence ATGAAAGTTCGTGCATCTGTTAAAAAGATTTGTCGTAATTGCAAAGTGATTAAACGTCACGGCGTAGTACGCGTAATCTGTGTTGAACCAAAGCATAAACAACGCCAAGGTTAG
- the secY gene encoding preprotein translocase subunit SecY gives MAKKPGLETNKSQGGLSELKSRLWFVLGAIIVFRAGSFVPIPGIDASVLATLFDSQKGTILEMFNMFSGGALERASIFALGIMPYISASIIIQLLTVVNPTLAELKKDGDAGRRKISQYTRYGTLFLGTFQAIGIAKGLPNMVDGLVHNPGLSFYFTAVVSLVTGTMFLMWLGEQITERGIGNGISILIFAGIVAGMPPAIGQTVEQVIDGNLHGLLLLVLAGVVFAVTYFVVFVERGQRRIVVNYAKRQQGRRVFAAQSTHLPLKLNMAGVIPAIFASSIILFPGTLAQWFGQNESLSFLTDISLALQPGQPLYVMLYAAAIIFFCFFYTALVFNPRETADNLKKSGAFIPGIRPGEQTSRYIDKVMSRLTLAGSLYITFICLVPLFMTQAMGVQFYFGGTSLLIMVVVIMDFMAQVQTHMMSHQYGDVLKKANLKGYGR, from the coding sequence ATGGCTAAAAAACCAGGATTGGAAACGAATAAATCTCAAGGTGGCTTATCAGAATTGAAAAGTCGTTTATGGTTCGTGTTAGGTGCAATTATTGTATTTCGCGCAGGCTCTTTTGTTCCGATCCCTGGTATTGATGCCTCTGTACTTGCTACGCTGTTTGACTCGCAAAAGGGTACCATCTTAGAAATGTTTAACATGTTCTCTGGTGGTGCGCTTGAGCGTGCGTCTATTTTTGCGTTGGGTATTATGCCGTATATTTCGGCCTCTATTATCATACAGTTATTAACTGTTGTTAATCCTACACTTGCCGAATTGAAAAAAGACGGTGATGCAGGACGACGTAAAATTAGCCAGTATACCCGTTACGGAACATTGTTCTTAGGTACTTTCCAAGCTATTGGTATTGCAAAAGGCTTACCTAACATGGTTGATGGACTTGTCCATAATCCAGGGTTAAGTTTTTACTTTACTGCTGTAGTTAGTTTAGTAACTGGTACTATGTTCTTAATGTGGTTAGGTGAACAAATTACCGAACGCGGTATTGGTAATGGTATCTCAATATTAATTTTTGCAGGTATTGTTGCTGGTATGCCGCCAGCTATCGGACAAACGGTTGAGCAGGTTATCGATGGTAACCTTCACGGTCTGTTATTGTTAGTGTTAGCTGGTGTTGTTTTTGCTGTTACATACTTTGTTGTATTTGTAGAGCGCGGTCAGCGTAGAATTGTGGTAAACTACGCAAAACGCCAACAAGGACGACGTGTTTTTGCAGCTCAAAGCACGCATTTACCGTTAAAGCTTAATATGGCCGGTGTTATTCCAGCTATTTTTGCTTCGAGTATAATTTTGTTTCCTGGAACGCTTGCACAATGGTTCGGTCAGAATGAAAGTTTATCTTTCCTTACTGACATTTCCTTGGCTCTACAGCCAGGACAACCTTTGTATGTAATGCTTTATGCAGCAGCAATTATCTTCTTCTGTTTCTTCTATACAGCGTTGGTATTTAACCCACGTGAAACGGCAGATAACTTGAAGAAGAGCGGGGCGTTCATCCCAGGTATTAGACCAGGCGAACAAACTTCAAGGTATATAGACAAAGTAATGTCACGATTAACTCTAGCGGGTTCTTTGTATATTACATTTATTTGTTTAGTACCATTGTTCATGACACAAGCTATGGGTGTGCAGTTCTACTTCGGTGGTACGTCATTACTTATTATGGTTGTGGTAATCATGGACTTTATGGCTCAAGTTCAAACCCATATGATGTCTCATCAATATGGTGATGTTCTTAAAAAAGCTAATTTAAAAGGCTACGGTCGCTAA
- the rplF gene encoding 50S ribosomal protein L6 — MSRVAKAPVAIPAGVEISLNGQEITVKGAKGSLTAVVNSSVVLTIADEKVSFGPVEGVKDAWAQAGTARANVNNMVKGVAEGFTKTLQLNGVGYRANVKGTDVNLTLGFSHPVVYNLPEGITAVCPSQTEIVITGADKQSVGQVAANIRAFRPPEPYKGKGVRYSDEVVRRKEAKKK; from the coding sequence ATGTCTCGTGTTGCTAAAGCACCCGTTGCCATCCCTGCAGGCGTAGAGATCTCTCTAAATGGTCAGGAAATCACTGTTAAAGGCGCTAAAGGTTCTTTAACTGCTGTTGTTAACTCATCTGTTGTTCTTACGATCGCTGATGAAAAAGTTTCTTTTGGTCCTGTTGAAGGCGTAAAAGATGCTTGGGCTCAAGCTGGTACAGCTCGTGCAAACGTTAATAACATGGTTAAAGGCGTAGCTGAAGGTTTTACTAAAACTCTTCAACTAAATGGTGTTGGTTACCGTGCAAACGTTAAAGGCACTGATGTAAACCTAACATTAGGTTTCTCACATCCTGTAGTATATAACCTTCCTGAAGGTATTACTGCAGTTTGCCCAAGCCAAACTGAAATTGTTATTACTGGCGCTGACAAACAATCTGTTGGTCAAGTTGCAGCTAACATTCGTGCATTCCGTCCGCCTGAACCTTATAAAGGTAAAGGTGTTCGTTATTCTGATGAAGTTGTGCGTCGTAAAGAAGCCAAGAAAAAGTAG
- the rplB gene encoding 50S ribosomal protein L2, with protein sequence MAIVKCKPTSPGRRHLVKVVNPDLHKGKPHAPLLEKKSKSGGRNNNGRITVRHHGGGHKQHYRIIDLKRNDKDGIPATVERLEYDPNRSANIALALYADGERRYVLAAKGMQAGDIIVSGVDAAIKAGNTLPMRNIPVGTTVHAVEMKPGKGAQIARSAGTYVQIIARDNSYVTLRLRSGEMRKVLVDCRATIGEVGNSEHMLRQLGKAGASRWRGVRPTVRGVVMNPVDHPHGGGEGRTSGGRHPVSPWGVPTKGYKTRKNKRTDKLIVRRRNK encoded by the coding sequence ATGGCTATTGTTAAGTGTAAGCCTACTTCTCCAGGTCGTCGCCACCTTGTTAAGGTAGTGAACCCGGATTTGCATAAAGGCAAACCACATGCTCCACTTTTAGAGAAAAAATCTAAATCTGGTGGCCGTAATAATAACGGTCGTATTACTGTTCGTCATCACGGCGGCGGTCATAAGCAACATTACCGTATCATTGACTTAAAACGTAATGATAAAGATGGTATCCCTGCAACTGTGGAACGTCTGGAATATGATCCAAACCGTTCAGCAAACATTGCACTTGCTCTTTACGCAGATGGTGAACGTCGTTACGTTCTAGCTGCTAAAGGTATGCAAGCTGGTGATATTATTGTTTCTGGTGTTGATGCAGCTATTAAAGCTGGTAACACATTACCAATGCGTAACATCCCAGTAGGTACAACTGTACACGCTGTGGAAATGAAGCCAGGTAAAGGTGCTCAAATTGCACGTTCTGCTGGTACATACGTACAAATCATTGCACGTGACAACTCATACGTTACTCTACGTCTTCGCTCTGGCGAAATGCGTAAAGTATTAGTAGATTGTCGTGCAACGATTGGTGAAGTTGGTAACTCAGAACACATGCTTCGCCAACTTGGTAAAGCTGGTGCTAGCCGCTGGCGCGGTGTTCGCCCAACAGTACGTGGTGTTGTAATGAACCCAGTTGATCACCCGCACGGTGGTGGTGAAGGTCGTACTTCAGGTGGCCGTCATCCGGTTTCACCTTGGGGTGTGCCAACTAAGGGTTACAAAACTCGTAAGAACAAGCGTACTGATAAACTTATCGTACGTCGTCGCAACAAGTAA
- the rplP gene encoding 50S ribosomal protein L16: MLQPKRMKFRKMHKGRNRGLAKGGNVTFGEFGLKATGRGRITARQIEAARRAMTRHVKRQGQIWIRVFPDKPITQKPLEVRQGKGKGSVEYWVCQVQPGKILYEMAGVPEELAREAFSLADAKLPISTTFVTKTVM, from the coding sequence ATGTTGCAACCAAAACGCATGAAGTTCCGCAAAATGCATAAAGGCCGTAACCGCGGTCTTGCAAAAGGCGGAAACGTAACTTTCGGCGAATTCGGTCTTAAAGCTACTGGTCGTGGTCGAATTACTGCTCGTCAAATCGAAGCAGCACGTCGTGCTATGACTCGTCACGTTAAGCGTCAAGGTCAAATCTGGATCCGTGTGTTCCCAGACAAGCCTATTACACAAAAGCCGCTTGAAGTACGTCAAGGTAAAGGTAAAGGTAGCGTTGAGTATTGGGTTTGCCAAGTACAACCTGGCAAAATCCTTTATGAAATGGCTGGAGTTCCTGAAGAATTGGCACGTGAAGCATTCAGCCTAGCTGATGCGAAACTTCCAATTTCTACAACTTTCGTAACTAAGACGGTAATGTAA
- the rplV gene encoding 50S ribosomal protein L22, translating into MEALAKHRFASGSPQKARLVIDLIRGLPVDKALEVLTFSTKKAAVQVKKVLESAIANAEHNEGADIDELVVATAFVDAGPTMKRIMPRAKGRADRILKRTSHITIVVATR; encoded by the coding sequence ATGGAAGCATTAGCTAAACACCGTTTCGCCTCAGGCTCTCCACAGAAAGCACGTTTGGTCATTGACCTTATCCGTGGTTTACCAGTGGACAAGGCTCTTGAAGTTTTAACTTTCAGCACTAAAAAAGCTGCTGTACAAGTTAAAAAAGTTCTTGAGTCAGCTATCGCAAACGCTGAACACAACGAAGGTGCGGATATTGATGAGTTAGTAGTAGCTACAGCGTTTGTTGACGCTGGTCCTACTATGAAGCGCATCATGCCACGTGCTAAAGGTCGTGCAGATCGCATCTTGAAGCGTACTAGCCACATCACAATTGTTGTAGCAACACGCTAA
- the rpsH gene encoding 30S ribosomal protein S8: MSMQDPIADMLTRIRNGQSASKVAVKMPCSKQKVALAAVLKEEGYINGYAVSGEVKAELEVSLKYFEGKNVIEKIERVSRPGLRIYKGSNDLPKVMGGLGVAIVSTSKGMMSDRAARKAGIGGEIICYVS, encoded by the coding sequence ATGAGCATGCAAGATCCTATTGCGGATATGCTAACACGCATCCGTAACGGTCAGTCAGCCTCTAAGGTTGCAGTTAAAATGCCTTGTTCTAAGCAAAAAGTTGCACTAGCAGCTGTGCTTAAAGAAGAAGGTTACATTAATGGTTACGCTGTTTCAGGTGAAGTGAAAGCTGAACTTGAAGTGTCTTTGAAATATTTCGAAGGCAAAAATGTAATCGAAAAAATTGAGCGCGTTAGTCGCCCAGGTTTACGCATCTACAAAGGAAGTAATGATCTTCCTAAAGTGATGGGTGGCTTAGGTGTTGCTATCGTTTCTACTTCTAAAGGCATGATGTCTGACCGTGCAGCTCGCAAAGCTGGCATCGGTGGCGAGATCATCTGCTACGTTTCTTAA
- the rplN gene encoding 50S ribosomal protein L14, translated as MIQMQSTLDVADNSGARRVQCIKVLGGSHRRYARVGDIIKVSVKEAIPRGKVKKGDVLNAVVVRTRSAIRRTDGAAIRFDRNAAVMLNANGAPIGTRIFGPVTRELRTDQFMKIVSLAPEVL; from the coding sequence ATGATCCAAATGCAGTCTACGTTGGACGTAGCCGATAACTCAGGCGCACGTCGCGTTCAGTGTATCAAGGTCCTAGGTGGTTCGCACCGCCGCTATGCGCGTGTTGGTGATATCATCAAAGTTTCTGTGAAGGAAGCAATTCCTCGCGGAAAAGTAAAAAAAGGTGATGTTCTGAACGCAGTGGTTGTGCGTACTAGGTCAGCAATCCGTCGTACAGACGGTGCAGCTATCCGTTTCGACCGTAACGCAGCTGTTATGCTTAATGCTAACGGCGCGCCGATCGGTACTCGTATCTTTGGCCCAGTTACTCGTGAACTACGAACTGATCAGTTCATGAAAATCGTATCTCTGGCACCAGAAGTACTATAA